From a single Bemisia tabaci chromosome 10, PGI_BMITA_v3 genomic region:
- the LOC109031929 gene encoding protein BTG2 — MKYEIANASEFLMKMIRAKKHGLTEEQLLQLRSSIQRVLNLRYRDHWFPESPFKGSGYRCIRINGNLDPAIIQAANEIGISKSYLTALFPRELTMWVDPREVAYRIGESGSIYVYWRDPRQFKGQPSKFNYVQGPTNSSDSSSYMSFVPGITRGDMACNYSQYNRPIQFNKPVAFNYLR; from the coding sequence ATGAAGTACGAAATCGCGAACGCCTCCGAGTTCCTGATGAAGATGATCCGAGCGAAGAAACACGGGCTGACGGAAGAACAGCTGCTCCAGCTGCGGAGCTCCATCCAGAGGGTCCTCAACCTGAGGTACAGGGACCACTGGTTCCCGGAGAGCCCCTTCAAGGGCTCCGGCTACCGCTGCATCCGCATCAACGGGAACCTGGACCCGGCCATCATCCAGGCGGCCAACGAGATCGGCATCTCGAAAAGTTACCTCACGGCCCTCTTCCCGCGGGAGCTCACCATGTGGGTGGACCCCAGGGAGGTGGCCTACCGGATCGGGGAGTCGGGGAGCATCTACGTCTACTGGCGGGATCCCCGGCAGTTCAAGGGACAGCCCAGCAAGTTCAACTACGTCCAAGGCCCCACCAACTCGAGCGACTCGAGCAGCTACATGTCCTTCGTCCCCGGCATCACGCGCGGCGACATGGCCTGCAACTACTCCCAGTACAACAGGCCCATCCAGTTCAACAAACCCGTCGCCTTCAATTATCTCAGATAA